A stretch of Pseudomonadota bacterium DNA encodes these proteins:
- the rpsK gene encoding 30S ribosomal protein S11, with translation MAKKTRVKKKEKKNIPSGVVHIYSTFNNTIISITDPAGNVVGWSSAGVQGFKGSRKSTPFAAQLAAEDAAKKAMEHGMKNVDVYVKGPGPGRESALRSLQAAGFNILMIKDVTPIPHNGCRSPKRRRV, from the coding sequence ATGGCGAAAAAAACCCGAGTAAAAAAGAAAGAAAAAAAGAATATTCCCAGCGGAGTAGTCCATATTTATTCTACTTTTAATAATACCATAATTTCAATTACAGATCCTGCAGGCAATGTTGTCGGATGGTCGAGTGCCGGAGTTCAGGGTTTTAAAGGCTCAAGAAAAAGCACGCCCTTTGCCGCACAGCTTGCAGCTGAAGATGCCGCAAAAAAGGCGATGGAACATGGGATGAAAAATGTAGATGTATATGTCAAAGGACCTGGGCCTGGAAGGGAATCAGCACTTCGCTCGCTTCAAGCCGCCGGTTTTAATATTTTGATGATTAAGGATGTAACACCAATTCCACATAATGGATGCAGGTCACCAAAAAGACGAAGAGTGTAA